From a single Raphanus sativus cultivar WK10039 chromosome 3, ASM80110v3, whole genome shotgun sequence genomic region:
- the LOC108844616 gene encoding uncharacterized protein LOC108844616: MSRLHHSDYPALDLNGDNYLDWAMNTSADLKSKGLGKCIKYGNDTLAYERRRAVLIMRKHLVKDLYDECSYINDPYDLWSRLNTMFLEPLLDESMKEWKALRFQDYESVDDYHFDLMRITYSLKLCGEVITNYDLLSKTRDTIHSKEVLLSQKAKGFTTYYDLLSYLSALEEKKQKRKVNLDKLDYVMEISAEYQCEMIYGDAEEAKKRKFGWTHIDDEIGLFIE, encoded by the coding sequence atgtcgagactccatcactcggattacccagcccttgatctcaatggagataattaccttgattgggcgatgaacacttcagccgatttaaagtctaaaggacttgggaagtgtatcaaatacggcaatgatacccttgcatatgaaaggcgtagagctgttttgataatgagaaagcatctcgtgaaggatctgtatgatgagtgcagttacatcaacgatccttacgatctctggtcgagattgaacaccatgttcttggagccattactagatgagtccatgaaagaatggaaggctctgaggttccaggattatgaatccgtggatgactatcactttgatcttatgagaatcacctatagtcttaaactatgtggtgaagtgataacaaactatgacttgttaagcaagactcgtgacacgatccattcaaaggaagtgttgttatcacagaaggctaaaggtttcacaacctattacgaccttctctcatacctttcagctcttgaggaaaagaagcagaaaaggaaagtcaacctcgacaaactcgactatgttatggagataagtgccgagtatcaatgtgagatgatatacggtgatgctgaagaagctaagaaaagaaaattcgggtggactcatatagatgatgagattggtttattcattgaatag
- the LOC108843954 gene encoding protein argonaute 6, producing the protein MPITPEEPSHRDYAITTRLGVGSTGRRLQLCTNHFNVSLGLPDVVFYQYTVSITTGDGENVQGKGISRKIIGQLYKTYSSDLDGKRLAFDGEKTLCTVGPLPRNDFDFQVILEGSFSKRDCGLSGGGTPSGSSKRSKLSFLPRSYRVQIHFSAKVPLKSVLVTQRGVDTSDNDSQDAVRVLDIVLRQQAAERGCLLVRQAFFHNDMNSVDVGGGVIGIRGFRSSFRPIHEGLSLNIDVSTTMVLKPGPVIEFLKANQNVELPRQIDWIKASKMLKHLRVKASHRNMEFKIIGLSAKPCNQQLFSMKIKDGECEGQTKEITVYEYFKQTYTEPTYSAYLPCLDVGKPDRPNYLPLEFCSLVSLQRYTKPLSVRQRALLVEKSRQKPLERIKALNDAMDTYCYDKDPFLAGSGISIEKQMSLAEGRVLNPPMLKFGKNEDFLPSNGRWNFNKKMVLEPRAIKNWAIVNFSFPCDSSHISRELISCGMSKGIEIDRPFALVEEDPQSKNLGAVKRVEKMIAKMKSKFPVDPPQFILCVLPERKNSDIYGPWKKVCLTEAGINTQCICPIKISDQYLTNVLLKINSKLGGINSLLGMECSSNVPLINKIPTLILGMDVSHGSPGRADVPSVAAVVGSKNWPLISRYRAAVRSQSPKLEMIDSLFQPVDDPVNGDNGIMNELFVEFFKTSNARKPKQIIIFRDGVSESQFNQVLNIEVDQIIKAYQRLGETDVPKFTVIVAQKRHHTKLFQAKGHENVPAGTVVDTKIVHPTNYDFYMCAHAGIIGTSRPAHYHVLLDEIGFSPDELQNLIHSLSYVNQRSTTATSIVAPVRYAHLAAAQFAQFTKFEDVSEEKVPELPRLHERVESNMFFC; encoded by the exons ATGCCTATAACACCAGAAGAACCGAGCCATCGAGATTATGCCATCACAACTAGGCTTGGGGTTGGAAGCACTGGCAGGAGACTACAGCTCTGCACCAATCACTTCAATGTTTCTTTGGGACTGCCCGATGTTGTTTTCTACCAGTACACT GTTAGTATCACCACAGGAGATGGCGAAAATGTCCAAGGGAAAGGAATTAGCAGAAAGATTATTGGCCAGCTTTACAAGACTTACTCTTCTGATCTTGATGGTAAAAGGCTGGCCTTTGATGGAGAGAAGACTTTGTGTACAGTTGGTCCTCTGCCACGAAACGACTTTGACTTTCAAGTCATCTTGGAAGGTTCTTTTTCGAAACG TGACTGTGGCCTCTCTGGTGGTGGTACTCCTTCTGGTTCTTCCAAGAGATCAAAGCTCTCTTTCCTGCCGAGAAGTTACAGGGTTCAAATTCACTTCTCTGCAAAAGTACCCTTAAAGAGTGTTCTTGTCACTCAGAGAGGAGTTGATACATCAGATAACGACAGTCAGGATGCAGTTAGAGTGCTTGACATTGTACTGAGGCAGCAAGCAGCTGAAAG GGGATGCCTGTTAGTCAGACAGGCATTTTTCCACAACGATATGAACTCTGTTGATGTTGGGGGAGGCGTAATAGGTATCCGAGGTTTCCGCTCCAGCTTTCGTCCAATCCACGAAGGACTCTCGCTTAACAttg ATGTGTCAACAACTATGGTCTTAAAACCGGGTCCAGTTATCGAGTTTCTGAAAGCCAATCAGAATGTCGAGTTACCTAGACAGATCGACTGGATTAAG GCCAGCAAAATGCTTAAACATCTGAGGGTAAAGGCATCACATCGTAACATGGAATTCAAAATTATAGGTCTAAGTGCGAAACCGTGCAATCAGCAACT GTTTTCAATGAAAATTAAAGATGGCGAGTGTGAAGGACAGACTAAAGAGATTACCGTGTATGAGTATTTCAAGCAAACTTACACAGAGCCTACTTATTCTGCGTACTTGCCATGCCTTGATGTCGGCAAGCCAGATCGCCCCAACTATCTTCCGCTGGAG TTTTGTAGTCTTGTATCTCTGCAACGTTACACAAAGCCATTGTCAGTGAGGCAAAGAGCTTTACTTGTTGAAAAATCAAGACAAAAACCCCTAGAGAGAATTAAAGCACTCAACGAT GCAATGGACACCTACTGCTATGATAAAGATCCGTTTTTGGCCGGAAGCGGCATATCTATTGAAAAGCAAATGAGTCTAGCTGAAGGCCGGGTTCTAAATCCCCCAATG CTGAAGTTCGGAAAGAATGAGGATTTTTTACCTAGCAACGGACGCTGGAACTTTAACAAGAAG ATGGTTCTAGAACCAAGGGCTATTAAGAACTGGGCTATTGTCAACTTCTCTTTTCCATGCGACAGTAGCCACATTTCCCGTGAGCTCATAAGCTGTGGCATGAGCAAAGGCATC GAAATTGATCGACCTTTTGCACTAGTTGAAGAGGATCCCCAGTCTAAAAACTTGGGTGCTGTTAAAAGGGTAGAAAAAATGATTGCAAAGATGAAGTCGAAATTTCCAGTCGATCCTCCTCAATTCATTCTCTGTGTCTTGCCAGAACGGAAGAACTCAGATATCTATG GTCCCTGGAAGAAGGTTTGTCTCACTGAAGCAGGGATCAACACACAATGCATCTGCCCCATCAAGATCAGTGACCAATATCTCACCAATGTACTTCTGAAGATTAATTCCAAG CTTGGTGGAATCAATTCTCTGTTGGGAATGGAGTGCTCTTCTAACGTCCCATTGATTAACAAAATTCCCACCTTAATCTTGGGTATGGATGTATCTCATGGGTCTCCAGGTCGTGCAGATGTTCCTTCAGTAGCAGCG GTTGTTGGTTCAAAAAACTGGCCATTAATCTCAAGGTATAGGGCAGCTGTGAGAAGTCAGTCACCAAAACTGGAGATGATCGATTCGCTCTTCCAACCAGTTGACGACCCTGTGAACGGAGACAACGGTATCATGAA TGAATTGTTTgtggaatttttcaaaacaagcAACGCACGAAAGCCTAAGCAGATTATAATTTTCAG GGATGGAGTAAGTGAATCACAGTTCAACCAAGTCTTGAACATTGAGGTGGATCAGATTATAAAG GCGTATCAACGTCTCGGTGAAACCGATGTGCCAAAGTTCACTGTCATTGTCGCTCAGAAAAGACACCACACCAAGTTGTTTCAAGCTAAGGGTCATGAAAATGTTCCTGCAG GAACCGTAGTGGACACCAAGATTGTACATCCGACCAACTACGATTTTTACATGTGTGCTCATGCGGGAATAATA GGAACTTCAAGACCGGCTCACTATCATGTCTTGCTGGATGAGATTGGTTTCTCTCCCGATGAGTTGCAGAATCTCATCCATTCTCTTTCCTACGT CAACCAGCGGAGCACAACTGCAACATCAATTG TGGCTCCAGTGCGGTACGCTCATCTCGCAGCAGCTCAGTTTGCGCAGTTCACAAAGTTCGAAGATGTATCGGAGGAGAAAGTTCCGGAGCTTCCGCGTTTGCACGAGAGAGTCGAAAGCAACATGTTCTTCTGCtga